The region GCGGCGACTGCCTTGTCGATGCCGCGCTTCAGGTCCATCGGGTTCATGCCCGATGCGACGTACTTCATGCCTTCGCGGACGATCGATTGCGCGAGGACGGTGGCCGTCGTCGTGCCGTCGCCGGCGTTGTCGCTGGTCTTGGAAGCGACTTCCTTGACCATCTGCGCGCCCATGTTCTGGAGCTTGTCCTTCAGCTCGATTTCCTTCGCGACCGACACACCGTCCTTCGTGACCGTCGGGCCGCCGAAGCTGCGCTCGAGCACCACGTTGCGGCCCTTCGGACCCAGCGTGACCTTCACAGCGTTGGCGAGAATGTTCACGCCTTCGACCATCTTCGCGCGTGCGGAATCGCCGAATACGACGTCTTTAGCTGCCATCTTCTAACTCCTTGAATTCTCTGAGATTGTGATCCGTTGGCGAACGCTTACTTAGCGTTGACCACGGCCATGATGTCTTCTTCGCGCATCACGAGCAGTTCCTGGCCGTCGACCTTGACGGTTTGGCCAGCGTACTTGCCAAACAGAACACGATCGCCGACCTTCACGTCGAGTGCGATCGGAGCGCCCTTGTCATCGCGCTTGCCCGGGCCGATGGCCAGGACTTCGCCTTGATCCGGCTTCTCAGCGGCTGCGTCGGGAATGACGATGCCCGAGGCGGTCTTGGTTTCCTGATCCAGGCGCTTGACGATCACGCGATCGTGCAACGGACGAAGGTTCATATTCACTCCTCTCTTTGATTGAGACTGAAGAACGCTGAGGGAAACTACCGGACGGCTCGCCGACCGGCAGGAATTGTTAGCACTCTCGTGCAGCGAGTGCTAATTATATGGACGGGTTTTGACAAATTCAAGAAGTGCTGACGCATGCAATTCGGGAAAATTTCGGCGCCGCGCAGCAAGCGGAAAACGGCCGAGACGAATCCATGTCAGGCCAAAAATAACTCAACAAAAACAATGACTTACATAGATTGCACGCGATCCCGGCGAACACTGGGCGAACGAACGCGCACCGTTTTTGCAGCGAGGCCGAAGCCGATTCGACACCCGAAGCGGCCCGATGCCGAGCGGACGATCATCGCATACATCATCCTTACGTCCAAGTCCGACCATTGGCCGGCTCGCCTCCCCGCGATGCGTCCGAATCGACGTTCGCGAGCCGGCGCGGCGGCGCGTCGTCGGCCGGCCGGCGGGACGAGGCGGAAACGACGAGGCCGCATGACGTCACCGCCATGCCGCCCCGCTTCGCCTTCCGGCTGACTACTCTCCACCAGGGGCGCGTTCCGCTATCCGACCGAAACGCGCCGCGCCATTACTTCGGCAGCGCGCCGACGAGCGTCGCGACCGTCGACGAGACGGGTGCCAGCGGATTCGACGCCGCAGCCGTCGACTTCGACGACGACACGCTCAGGTTCGGCAGCGACGCCACCACTGCGCCGACCGACGAGCCCAGCGAATTGACGACCGAGCTCGTGGCGGCCGCTCCCGTCGTCAGCAGCGAGCCGGCCGACGCGGCCGCGCTGCCGAATGCGGCGCTGCCCGACGTCAAAACCTTGCCAGCCGAGGCCGCGCCCGAACCCATCAGCGCCGAGCCGACGCTTCCGAGTTGCGAGGCCGTCGCCACGCCGGTGCCGGCCGCCCCCGTCAATGCGCCCGCGACGCCGCCGATCGCGGCAGCCGGGTTGGTGCCCGCCACCGTCGCGATCGTGCTTGCTGCGTTGTTTGCCGCGCTCGTCAGCGCGCCGGCCGGATTAGCGACGGGCAGCGCGGCCACGAGGCCGCCGATCGCGCCCGCGACCGGGGTGCCGTTCGCCGCGCGCGCGAGCGTGCCCGCGACGGTGTTTGCGGCCGCGGTCAGCGCGGCGGGATTGGCAACGGAAAGCGCGTTCGCGAGACCGCTCGCGACGCTCGTGATGGGCGTGATCGGATTGCTGCCGATCGCGTTCGCGAGCGTGCCGACCACGTTGTTCACGACGCCCGGCAACGGGTTGTTGCTCATCGCCCCCGAGATCGCGCCGGCCGCGGTGCTGCCCGCGCCGGCGAGCGCGCCCGTCACGTTGCCGGCGGCGCCCGTCAGTGCTCCCGAGCCATTGCTCGCGGCGCCGGCCAATGCGCCAGCCACGTTGCTCAGTGCACCCGGCCGCGGATTATTGTTCGCCAGATTCGTCAGCGTGCCGACTGCATTGCTCGCGACACCCGACAGCGGGTTGTTCGCCGCCGCGTTTTGCAGCGTGCTCGCCGCGTTCGCAAGCGTACCCGTCAAGTTGTCGAGTGCGACGTTGCTGATCGATGCGTCGGCCGAACCGAGCGCGCTCGCATGGATCGAGCCATGTTGCGTCCCGCCGGCGAGCGCCAGCATGGCGCTCCCCGACCCGGCGCCGCCGAGGTCAGTCACCGAAGCGGAAACCGGAAGCGTATCCAATCCGGCTGCGACGGCCGGCGTCGCAGCCGCGACTCCGAACGCAACCGCTGCGGACAATGCAATGCTCGTCAACTTGAAGTTTTGTTTCATAAGTGACCTCGTGTGGATGGGTACCGCCGTCGTTACGGCGCCGAGGTCTCCGCACGGAACATGCCAGCACGCGCACCCAATCGATCGCGCACCGTTTTCTCCGAAAAAGCAAACGCTTGATGAATTTATTTGCCAAATTCATCGCACAAACAGAATAGTTGACCGCCATCTACATTGCCGTTACGGATGTCGTAACGTAACAGCGCATTCCATTCCGTTACATTCACATCCCAAACCATTTGCCCTCTAAAAAACGCACATCAATCACATAAAAATCAAATGAAAATTCAATAAAAAATCGAATCCATATTCTTCCCGCAACCCATCTTCCCGCCAAGGCCATCGCCCCCTGCGAAGCCGAAGCAATGTTCGCCGCCGGCCCGCGCATCGCGAAGATCGTTCCAGAACAGTCGCCAAACCATGGCACTAGAAATGGCGCCCGGCGGGACCCAATCGGATTTCATCAGACTTGAAAACCTGCCTGGGCGCGCGCCCTGCAACAACCGCAAACGTCGGAGCATGCCACCGCACGCGAGGAAGCGTCGACGCAATCGCGGTGCGGACATGGCGATGCCAGACAACATTCTTCATTACCCTTCATTTTCAAATAAATAATGTAAAAATCCTTTCACTCGCCTCCTAATTGATTTCACAAAAATCCGTTTCAAATGGATCAGAAATTTCACCCAAAAAGCGTTTCCAATCATGAGATCGCGCAGGAAATTTCAAACGAGTGCCCGGCCTTTCATGAAACGGACATCTTTATCGGTATCGAGCCGCGAAGATCGGGCCAGGCGATCGGGTGAGATCGCCTCCGAAGACGAGAAGGGAAAAGCCCGCATTGACGATCTCGAGGGGCGTCCGAGGCGCCCGCAGCGTGCTTGTCGCGGACGTCGATTTCGCTACGGGATGAAAAAGGAAGTGGCTCGGCGTCCGCAACGCGCGGGCCAAGGGCGCACCACGTGAAGCCGCCGACGCGCCCGCGCGCAAGCCGCCAGGATTGCCCTCTCGATCCGAGCGGACGCGCACCCGGCCGGTACGTCTGTCAGCCGGCGCGCTACGCCGCCTTCATCGCGCCGGCCGCACGACTTCGCGGCCGAGCCGGCGCGTCGCACGACGCCGCGCCACGGGCCGGCTCGGCTGAACTGGCCGAACCGGCTCCCAGTTGGTGTGTCCGATACGCATCGCCCCACTCCCGCAGGCTGATCAGCACCGGGGCGAGCGTCTTGCCGAACGGCGTCAGTTCGTATTCGACCTTCGGCGGCACCTGCGGATAGACATGCCGCGCGACGATGCCGTCCGCCTCCAGTTCGCGCAATTGCAGCGTCAACATTCGCTGGGTGGTGTTCGGCATCAGCCGCGTGAGCTCCATGAAACGCTTTTTCTCCTTCAGGAGATGAAACAGGATCACTGGCTTCCACAGTCCGCCGATGACCGAAAGGGTCACCTCGACGGAACACCCGCTCTTGCTGTCGAAACGCTTCGGTCGCATCGTGCACGTACCTACAGAATTGATAGTACCTGCGTTAATTGTACGTTCTTGCGCCGAAAGAAGCAGGTGCGGACAATTCGCACATCCGCCATCGGCCGGGGCGGCCGAATGCGCGCCGCATGCGCACGCGTGCGGCACGTACGGCGAACGGCACACGATACGCGCGCCGATCTCCCCGCCCGCCATTGCGGGCGCATCGGCCGCACACCGAGCGATGCGCTCGCTCACCACTCACAGGAGTCGAATCGATGAAAGCCATCATGTTGCGTCAACCCGCCGGCCTCGAGCATCTCGAACGCGTCACGCTCGCCGATCCCGGTGCACCGGCCGCCGGCGAAATCCGCGTGCGCATTCACGCGAGTTCGCTCAACTATCACGATCTCGGCGTCGTCACCGGCAGGCTGAACCCCGCCGACAAGCGCATTCCAATGTCCGACGGCGCAGGTGTCGTCGAAGCGATCGGCGAAGGCGTCACGGAGTTCGCGCCCGGCGACGCGGTCGTGTCGACCTTTTTTCCGTACTGGCTCGACGGCGGGCCGACCGTCGCGGACTTCGCGACGGTCCCGGGCGACGGTGTCGACGGCTACGCGCGCGAGTCGGTCGTGCGCCCCGCGCACTGGTTCACGCATGCGCCGCAGGGCTACACGCACGAGCAAGCCGCGACGCTGACGACGGCGGGCCTCACCGCATGGCGCGCGCTCGTCGTCGACGGCGGCCTGAAGGCGGGCGACAGCGTGCTCGTGCTCGGCACGGGCGGCGTATCGATCTTCGCGCTGCAGTTCGCGAAGCGAATGGGCGCGACCGTGATCGCCACGTCGTCGTCGGACGAAAAGCTGGAACGCGCACGCGCGCTCGGCGCCGATCACGTCGTCAA is a window of Burkholderia mallei ATCC 23344 DNA encoding:
- the groES gene encoding co-chaperone GroES, giving the protein MNLRPLHDRVIVKRLDQETKTASGIVIPDAAAEKPDQGEVLAIGPGKRDDKGAPIALDVKVGDRVLFGKYAGQTVKVDGQELLVMREEDIMAVVNAK
- a CDS encoding winged helix-turn-helix transcriptional regulator, whose translation is MRPKRFDSKSGCSVEVTLSVIGGLWKPVILFHLLKEKKRFMELTRLMPNTTQRMLTLQLRELEADGIVARHVYPQVPPKVEYELTPFGKTLAPVLISLREWGDAYRTHQLGAGSASSAEPARGAASCDAPARPRSRAAGAMKAA
- a CDS encoding zinc-dependent alcohol dehydrogenase family protein — its product is MKAIMLRQPAGLEHLERVTLADPGAPAAGEIRVRIHASSLNYHDLGVVTGRLNPADKRIPMSDGAGVVEAIGEGVTEFAPGDAVVSTFFPYWLDGGPTVADFATVPGDGVDGYARESVVRPAHWFTHAPQGYTHEQAATLTTAGLTAWRALVVDGGLKAGDSVLVLGTGGVSIFALQFAKRMGATVIATSSSDEKLERARALGADHVVNYRRDANWAAKVLALTNGRGVDHVIEVGGPDTLPQSIQACRIGGHIALIGVLTGIAGPVPTVALMARQQNLQGLIVGSRRHQIDMVRAIDATGIKPVVDRTFALDDIADAFAHQAAGKHFGKICLSI